The Coffea eugenioides isolate CCC68of unplaced genomic scaffold, Ceug_1.0 ScVebR1_2697;HRSCAF=3773, whole genome shotgun sequence genome contains a region encoding:
- the LOC113757075 gene encoding exocyst complex component EXO70B1-like encodes MDLTKDPLPICSENKVNFDHVQASQIPSSQLKLQFLDVLFNPKYTIGADQFLKSSNNSVYLSASITDSSTITLHYEDYEGHHAVFSEEGIKTLRCIAATLSSRSELADCVQMYTEHRKDVVNLVYVRLREKLKVETVCVFMFSDELSEKTQRWIQVAKICVGTIFGIEKCFYEQIFGDLGSFEDSATNGFVYIIKGTAAELLVFPDSLLARGRLPQRSDILLPLYHELANLIPHLMAYFDQDVCPAKAICNFATKIMLRLKQQMTNILSTTEKQVLCELSTRPFPGGGIHPLTKYIIHHIEQIYVHMESLTELVARPQGSNDDRDPPEVPGSQEKDKGLIPLKSHLARVIQALLYNLKFKSNFYGQESLRCLFVMNNVSSVSEMIKSSKELEELIGTHLQMKLREKVELAKTDYFHRSWGEICTFLKGEGLKSHLNCDFFPGRSTRAVKKKFKTFNRMFEDILQTQERWMVPDQQLRMKLLECILAKLIPAYNHFLERLSRVHKVKRVSEYIKYSVKDLETKVLEMFQNKY; translated from the coding sequence ATGGATTTGACAAAAGATCCACTCCCAATTTGCAGTGAAAACAAAGTCAACTTTGATCATGTGCAGGCTTCCCAAATCCCCTCTTCCCAACTCAAGCTCCAGTTCCTAGACGTATTATTCAACCCCAAGTACACCATAGGTGCAGATCAATTCTTGAAGAGTTCGAATAATTCAGTGTATCTTTCAGCTTCCATTACAGATAGCTCCACCATCACATTGCACTACGAAGACTACGAGGGCCATCACGCAGTCTTTAGTGAAGAAGGTATAAAAACTCTTAGGTGTATTGCAGCAACGTTGAGCTCCAGAAGTGAATTGGCTGACTGTGTTCAGATGTATACCGAGCATCGAAAGGATGTAGTCAACCTGGTATATGTGAGGCTCCGTGAGAAATTGAAGGTAGAGACAGTCTGTGTTTTTATGTTCTCGGATGAGTTGAGTGAGAAAACCCAACGGTGGATACAAGTAGCCAAGATTTGCGTAGGCACCATTTTTGGAATAGAGAAGTGTTTCTATGAGCAAATTTTTGGAGATCTGGGATCATTCGAGGATTCTGCTACTAACGGTTTTGTGTACATAATAAAAGGGACTGCAGCTGAGTTGCTTGTGTTTCCAGACTCTCTATTAGCCAGGGGCCGATTGCCCCAGAGATCAGACATTTTGTTGCCCTTATATCATGAACTAGCCAATCTAATTCCACATCTTATGGCATATTTTGACCAAGATGTATGCCCAGCGAAAGCCATCTGCAATTTTGCCACTAAGATTATGCTCCGACTGAAAcagcaaatgacaaatatcctttCTACTACAGAGAAACAGGTTCTTTGTGAGCTTTCAACGAGGCCATTTCCTGGAGGAGGAATTCACCCCTTGACTAAGTACATAATTCATCATATTGAGCAGATTTACGTTCACATGGAATCCTTAACTGAGTTGGTGGCCAGACCCCAAGGTTCCAATGACGACCGAGATCCTCCAGAAGTACCGGGTTCACAAGAAAAGGACAAAGGGCTAATTCCCCTAAAGAGCCATCTTGCTCGAGTTATCCAGGCTTTACTGTATAACTTGAAATTCAAGTCCAACTTCTATGGACAAGAATCTCTGCGTTGTTTGTTCGTGATGAACAATGTTAGCTCTGTTTCTGAGATGATTAAAAGTTCCAAGGAGTTGGAAGAACTTATTGGCACTCACCTGCAGATGAAATTAAGAGAAAAAGTGGAGCTGGCAAAGACTGATTATTTCCACAGAAGTTGGGGCGAAATCTGCACTTTTTTAAAGGGTGAAGGATTAAAATCACATTTGAACTGTGATTTCTTTCCTGGAAGGTCTACAAGAGCTGTGAAAAAGAAGTTCAAGACCTTCAATCGTATGTTTGAAGATATTCTTCAGACTCAAGAAAGATGGATGGTACCAGATCAGCAGCTGCGGATGAAACTTCTTGAATGCATATTGGCTAAGCTGATTCCGGCCTATAATCACTTTCTTGAGCGGCTAAGCCGAGTACACAAAGTGAAGCGTGTGAGTGAGTACAT
- the LOC113757076 gene encoding uncharacterized protein LOC113757076 yields MGGNTLYDSSTITLHYEDYEGHHAVFSEEGIKTLRCIAATLSSRNELADCVQMYTEHRKDVVNLVYVRLHEKLKVETVCVFMCSNKLSEKTQRWIQVAKICVGTIFGIEKCFYEQIFGDLGSFEDSAANGFVLCFQTRTGPAGRTKNQPGIQSNSDNPKSKSLHRYHLKKQELASLTQSAKDALKAVEESVRREFAAAKSMNSHLNASSQSPTRGVAEQPSDACQNRAKIVITIQDKDGPKQFRVFVDDKFERLFKMYADKVKLDLQNLVFCFDGVKLVLLPPLLGLKIEMEENDIIEQMTNILSTTEKQVLRELSTRPFPGGGIHPLTKYIIHHIELIYVHRSTRVVKKKFKTFNSMFEDILQTQERWIVPDQQLRMKLLECILAKLIPAYNHFLERLSRVHKVKRVSEYIKYSVKDLETKVLDMFQNKY; encoded by the exons ATGGGAGGCAACACTTTATATG ATAGCTCCACCATCACATTGCACTACGAAGACTACGAGGGCCATCACGCAGTCTTTAGTGAAGAAGGTATAAAAACGCTTAGGTGTATTGCAGCAACGTTGAGCTCCAGAAATGAATTGGCTGATTGTGTTCAGATGTATACCGAGCATCGAAAGGATGTAGTCAACCTGGTATATGTGAGGCTCCATGAGAAATTGAAGGTAGAGACCGTCTGTGTTTTTATGTGCTCGAATAAGTTGAGTGAGAAAACCCAACGGTGGATACAAGTAGCCAAGATTTGTGTAGGCACCATTTTTGGAATAGAGAAGTGTTTCTATGAGCAAATTTTTGGAGATCTGGGATCATTCGAGGATTCTGCCGCTAACGGTTTTGTGCTATGTTTTCAGACTCGGACTGGACCGGCCGGTCGAACCAAGAACCAGCCAGGCATCCAGTCCAA CTCCGATAACCCTAAATCTAAAAGCCTCCACCGTTATCACTTGAAAAAGCAGGAATTGGCTTCACTAACCCAATCAGCAAAGGACGCATTGAAAGCTGTTGAGGAATCTGTGAGACGAGAGTTCGCTGCTGCAAAATCTATGAATAGTCACCTTAATGCATCATCACAATCTCCTACAAGAGGTGTTGCAGAACAGCCCTCAGATGCTTGCCAGAACAGAGCAAAGATAGTTATTACGATCCAGGACAAGGATGGACCCAAGCAATTTAGAGTTTTCGTGGATGATAAATTTGAGAGACTCTTCAAGATGTATGCCGACAAGGTCAAGCTTGATTTGCAGAATctagttttttgttttgatggagTAAAATTAGTCCTACTGCCACCCCTACTGggcttgaaaattgaaatggAGGAGAATGACATCATCGAG caaatgacaaatatcctttCTACTACAGAGAAACAGGTTCTTCGTGAGCTTTCAACGAGGCCATTTCCTGGAGGAGGAATTCACCCCTTGACTAAGTACATAATTCATCACATTGAGCTGATTTACGTTCACAG GTCTACAAGAGTTGTGAAAAAAAAGTTCAAGACCTTCAATAGTATGTTTGAAGATATTCTTCAGACTCAAGAACGATGGATAGTACCAGATCAGCAGCTGCGGATGAAACTTCTTGAATGCATATTGGCTAAGCTGATTCCGGCCTATAATCACTTTCTTGAGCGGCTAAGCCGAGTACACAAAGTGAAGCGTGTGAGTGAGTACATAAAATATTCTGTCAAGGACTTGGAGACCAAGGTGCTGGATATGTTTCAGAATAAGTATTGA